Below is a genomic region from Bacillus mycoides.
GATAAAGCTATTAATGACTCGATTCAAAAATTCGCATCAGATCGTAAGAAAGATATTCAAGAAGTAAGTGTAATTGATGCTACTAAAAAATTAATGGCAATTTCAGACGGGTCTAAGCAAAATAAGGTAGGAAGAACGTCAGCAGATACAGCTGTACAACGGGTAATGGTACAAAAGAAACCAGAGTCAAAGATTGAGAAAGATGGAAATACAGGTCATCGAGTTCAAGTTATGATTACCCCTATTCTAAAAGAGCCTGGCGGAGAGGTACTTGGTGTCATTCATATCGTTGCATCTATGGAAGATGTGTATAAACAAATGAAGGACATCAACCAAATTTTCGCAACGGGGACAGTAATTGCTTTATTAGTAACAGCTGTACTTGGAATTTTATTGGCTCAAACAATTACGAGACCAATTTCAGATATGCGAAGACAAGCAATTGAAATGGCGAAAGGAAATTATTCGCGAAAAGTAAAGGTGCATAGTCACGATGAGATTGGACAATTAGCATTATCTTTTAACAATTTATCTAAAAAATTACAACAAGCTCGTTCCTCCACAGAAAGTGAAAGACGAAAATTATCATCCGTTTTATCACATATGACAGATGGAGTAATTGCTACTGATCGAAAAGGGGATATCATTTTATTAAATGATCCTGCGGAAAAGATGTTAAATGTTTCGCGTGAAACGGCGCTAGATCAATCAGTGTTAGAAGTGCTAGGAATACAAGAAGAATTTACACTGGATCATTTATATGAAGAGCCTGATTCAGTTTTATTAGATTTTAGTACGAGAAATGAACCATATATTTTACGTGCTAGTTTCTCTGTTATTCAAAAAGAAACAGGGAAGGCAAATGGTTTAATTGCTGTATTATATGATGTAACAGAGCAGGAGCGGATAGAACAAGAGCGCCGTGAGTTTGTTGCGAACGTATCTCATGAGTTAAGAACGCCGTTAACAACGATGCGCAGTTACTTAGAAGCACTTACTGATGGAGCATGGCAAGATCCCAATATTGCACCGCAATTTTTAACAGTTACACAAGAAGAAACGGAAAGAATGATCAGGCTTGTAAATGCATTGTTACAACTATCTAAACTAGATAGTACAGAACATCGCTTAATGAAGGAATGGGTCGACTTTACTGATTTCTTTAATAACGTTATCGATCGTTTTGAAATGTCTAAAGAGCAAAATGTAAGCTTCAAACGATCTTTCTCTAAAAAATCTCGATTTATTGATATGGATACAGACAAAATTACACAAGTTTTATATAACATTATTTCCAATGCACTAAAATATTCGCCAGAAGGTGGTACAGTAACATATCGTCTACGTGACCGCGGG
It encodes:
- the walK gene encoding cell wall metabolism sensor histidine kinase WalK; amino-acid sequence: MKKVGFFQSIHLKFVLIYMLLILIAMQVIGVYFVRELEKSLVKGFQDSLTQQTNLLSYNLKQEFVKERPKTESVDKAINDSIQKFASDRKKDIQEVSVIDATKKLMAISDGSKQNKVGRTSADTAVQRVMVQKKPESKIEKDGNTGHRVQVMITPILKEPGGEVLGVIHIVASMEDVYKQMKDINQIFATGTVIALLVTAVLGILLAQTITRPISDMRRQAIEMAKGNYSRKVKVHSHDEIGQLALSFNNLSKKLQQARSSTESERRKLSSVLSHMTDGVIATDRKGDIILLNDPAEKMLNVSRETALDQSVLEVLGIQEEFTLDHLYEEPDSVLLDFSTRNEPYILRASFSVIQKETGKANGLIAVLYDVTEQERIEQERREFVANVSHELRTPLTTMRSYLEALTDGAWQDPNIAPQFLTVTQEETERMIRLVNALLQLSKLDSTEHRLMKEWVDFTDFFNNVIDRFEMSKEQNVSFKRSFSKKSRFIDMDTDKITQVLYNIISNALKYSPEGGTVTYRLRDRGELLEISVSDQGMGIPKENVDKIFERFYRVDKARSRQMGGTGLGLAIAKEMIEAHGGSVWAKSEEGKGTTIYFTLPMATDEEDDWE